In Erigeron canadensis isolate Cc75 chromosome 1, C_canadensis_v1, whole genome shotgun sequence, a single window of DNA contains:
- the LOC122604442 gene encoding BAG family molecular chaperone regulator 1-like, giving the protein MLGVKSRSNLGTFSAAKGSAYNTGGGGGGGMAAWEIRPCGMLVQKRNSDHVNQSQALVSTIKVKVKYGSTYHEVTIKSQATFGELKKMLAGPTGLNPLDQKLVYKDRERDSKAYLDVAGVKDGSRMVLFIDVMNQEKRLLENVKNAKMDNAKKQLAEISSEIDKLVKQVGNLEIEIYNGKKVAEKVLLSLIELLMSQLINLDGIVADGDVKSQRRMQVKRVQKYIEVLDMLKIQNSKIIISKGNVGNVRAPLQQCVNKISFERKLVSPMEKNRDSMKWPIVATSGWEKF; this is encoded by the exons ATGTTGGGTGTGAAATCAAGAAGTAATCTTGGAACATTTTCGGCGGCAAAAGGCAGTGCTTACAAcaccggtggtggtggtggtggtggtatgGCTGCTTGGGAAATTAGACCGTGTGGAATGTTGGTGCAGAAGAGGAATTCGGATCATGTTAATCAAAGTCAAGCACTAGTTAGTACCattaaagtcaaagttaaaTATGGTTCAACCTATCATGAAGTGACCATTAAATCTCAAGCAACTTTTG GAGAATTGAAGAAAATGCTAGCCGGGCCAACGGGGTTGAACCCTTTGGATCAAAAGTTAGTATACAAAGACAGAGAAAGAGACTCGAAAGCCTATTTGGATGTAGCAGGAGTCAAAGACGGATCAAGAATGGTTTTGTTTATTGAtgtaatgaatcaagaaaaaagacttcttgaaaatgttaaaaatgcaaaaatggATAACGCCAAAAAACAGTTAGCCGAGATCAGCTCAGAAATAGATAAGCTTGTTAAACAG GTTGGTAATTTGGAAATAGAAATTTATAACGGAAAGAAAGTCGCCGAAAAAGTCTTGTTGAGTTTGATCGAGTTGTTGATGTCACAATTGATCAATCTGGATGGAATTGTAGCCGATGGAGATGTGAAGTCACAGAGGAGAATGCAA GTAAAGAGAGTGCAAAAGTATATCGAGGTTCTAGATATGTTGAAGATTCAGAATTCCAAGATTATTATCAGCAAGGGCAATGTGGGTAACGTACGAGCCCCATTGCAGCAATGCGTGAATAAGATTTCATTTGAACGAAAACTTGTATCGCCTATGGAAAAAAACCGTGACTCAATGAAGTGGCCAATCGTGGCTACGAGTGGATGGGAGAAATTTTGA